A genome region from Staphylococcus capitis subsp. capitis includes the following:
- a CDS encoding YisL family protein, which produces MLHVHILSWVLTIVLFIATYLNFSKIQGASPYFKPLHMALRLFMLLTLFTGFWELIKEFIAAAHGGGGNHMLLTLKMLCGLAVIALMEVTIAKRKKKEEGHKFFWITIALIIVTMAIGVILPWGPLTKMFGLG; this is translated from the coding sequence ATGTTACATGTCCATATTTTGAGTTGGGTATTAACAATAGTATTATTTATCGCAACTTATTTAAACTTTTCAAAAATTCAAGGTGCTTCACCTTACTTTAAACCATTACATATGGCACTAAGACTATTTATGTTACTCACATTATTTACTGGTTTCTGGGAATTAATTAAAGAATTTATCGCAGCAGCACATGGCGGTGGCGGAAACCATATGTTACTCACTTTAAAAATGTTATGTGGTTTAGCAGTTATTGCTTTAATGGAAGTAACTATTGCTAAAAGAAAGAAAAAAGAAGAAGGGCATAAATTCTTTTGGATTACAATCGCGCTAATTATTGTAACAATGGCAATTGGAGTCATCTTGCCATGGGGTCCATTAACTAAAATGTTTGGTTTAGGATAA
- a CDS encoding fumarylacetoacetate hydrolase family protein translates to MKFLSFKHNDRTSYGVKVKREDAVWDLPMVFAEFGEEDFHPKTLLQGLQQNQTLDFQEQVRKAVVAAEDSGREAEFKISFKDVEFLPPVTPPNNVIAFGRNYQDHASELNHEVERLYVFTKAASSLTGDEATIPNHKDITDQLDYEGELGIVIGKSGEKIPKGLALDYIYGYTIINDITDRTAQNAHDQAFLSKSLTGGCPMGPYIVTKDELPTPENVNIVTKVNNDIRQDGNTGEMILKIDELIEEISKYVALHPGDIIATGTPAGVGAGMEPPQYLQPGDEVKVTIDNIGTLTTYISK, encoded by the coding sequence ATGAAATTTTTATCATTCAAACACAATGACAGAACTTCATACGGGGTAAAAGTTAAACGTGAAGATGCTGTTTGGGATTTACCAATGGTTTTTGCTGAATTTGGTGAAGAAGATTTTCATCCCAAAACATTACTACAAGGCTTACAACAAAACCAAACTTTAGATTTTCAAGAACAAGTGCGTAAAGCAGTTGTGGCTGCTGAAGATAGCGGTAGAGAAGCAGAGTTTAAAATTTCGTTCAAAGATGTAGAGTTTTTACCTCCAGTTACACCACCAAATAACGTTATTGCATTTGGTCGTAATTATCAAGATCATGCTAGCGAATTAAATCATGAAGTTGAACGTTTATATGTATTTACTAAAGCTGCTTCATCTTTAACTGGTGATGAAGCAACAATTCCTAATCATAAAGATATTACAGACCAATTAGATTACGAAGGTGAACTAGGCATCGTTATTGGGAAATCAGGGGAGAAGATTCCTAAAGGATTAGCTTTAGATTATATCTATGGTTACACTATTATTAATGATATTACAGACCGTACAGCTCAAAATGCACATGATCAAGCATTTTTATCTAAAAGTTTAACGGGTGGTTGCCCAATGGGACCATATATTGTCACTAAAGATGAATTGCCAACACCTGAAAATGTTAATATCGTCACTAAAGTGAACAACGACATCCGTCAAGATGGTAACACTGGAGAAATGATTCTTAAAATTGATGAATTAATAGAAGAAATTTCTAAATATGTAGCATTACATCCTGGTGATATCATCGCAACTGGTACACCAGCAGGCGTAGGCGCAGGTATGGAACCACCTCAATACTTGCAACCGGGTGATGAAGTTAAAGTCACTATTGATAACATTGGTACACTAACAACTTACATCTCTAAATAA
- the addA gene encoding helicase-exonuclease AddAB subunit AddA, producing MIPTKPNDVIWTDAQWRSIYAKGQDVLVAAAAGSGKTAVLVERIIQRILRDNMDVDLLLVVTFTNLSAREMKLRVDQRIQEASLAEPDNEHLKNQRVKIHQAQISTLHSFCLKLIQLHYDVLDIDPNFRTSSEAENVLLLDQTIDDVLERHYDILDSDFIELTEQLSSDRNDDQFRNIIKRLYFFSIANPNPFKWLDQLSQPYKNEGQQNQLLKLLNDLAMIFLKAAYEEIIKSFNLFSMFDNVEKQLEVVEDERRFISKVIEGDMINTDALVSHQFVSRFPSITKKIKEANEGMEEALDDAKKHYDKYKGLVSDVKNDYFSRSADDLKLDMQKLAPRVAYLAQIVKDVIEEFSKQKRSRNLLDFADYEHFALQILTNEDGTPSHIAKTYREHFEEILVDEYQDTNRVQEKILSCIKTGEEYNGNLFMVGDVKQSIYKFRQADPSLFIEKYNRFTSEGEGTGMVIDLSQNFRSRQEVLSTTNYLFKHMMDDNVGEIIYDDAAQLYYGAPYDQADKPVQLRALIEADRETSELTGSEQEANYIVEQVKDIIENEQVYDMKTGTYRSATFKDIVILERNTDNARNLQQAFKNSDIPFHVKSKKGYFEQTEVQLVLSFLKTVDNPLQDIYLVGLMRSVIYQFTEDELAEIRVASPNDIYFYQSIQNYIDDNNAKEDLVHKLQRFIKDIKNYQDYRQNEPVYQLIDKFYNDHFVIQYFSGLIGGKGRRANLYGLINKAIEFENSSFRGLFQFIRFIDELIDRGRDFGEENIVGPSDNVVRMMTIHSSKGLEFPFVIYSGLSKKYNEKDLTQPVILNQQYGLGMDYYDTDKEMIYPSLSSAAYRAINRKEHISEEMRLIYVALTRAKEQLILIGRVKKEQELTELEQLPISKDLIAVNERLTAKNSFKFIYSILAKHQSASLPDEQKFERDIETLNSEVKPRVTITIDHYEDVSTEEVTPENERRTVNDIDDFNSGNDDVKAKIHHQLAYEYPYQEDTLKPSKQSVSELKRQLETEESDTNYDRVRQYRIGVATYERPRFLSEDKKRKANEIGTLMHTVMQHLPFKETGLTREELDSYIDMLIHRNIIEEDAKADIKYDDIMRFIESSLYLQIAQADKVYTELPFVVNQAKVDQLPEDNQDVSIIQGMIDLIFQKDGKYYFVDYKTDAFNRRKGMTDEEIGQQLKEKYQIQMKYYRNTLETILKQPVQGYLYFFKFGMLTIDE from the coding sequence ATGATACCAACTAAACCTAATGATGTAATTTGGACTGACGCACAGTGGCGTAGTATATATGCTAAAGGTCAAGATGTCCTCGTCGCTGCTGCCGCTGGTTCGGGTAAAACTGCTGTATTAGTTGAACGTATTATTCAACGAATTCTTCGAGATAATATGGATGTTGATCTTTTACTAGTTGTAACGTTTACAAATTTGAGTGCGCGTGAAATGAAGCTTCGTGTAGACCAACGTATTCAAGAAGCTTCTCTTGCTGAACCCGATAATGAGCATTTAAAAAATCAACGTGTTAAAATTCATCAGGCTCAGATTTCTACGTTACATAGTTTTTGTTTAAAATTAATTCAACTACATTACGACGTTTTAGACATTGATCCTAATTTTAGAACAAGTAGTGAAGCTGAAAACGTCCTACTGCTTGATCAAACAATTGACGATGTTCTCGAACGCCATTATGACATTCTAGACTCTGATTTTATCGAGTTAACTGAGCAGTTGTCCTCAGATAGAAATGATGACCAATTTAGAAATATTATTAAACGTTTGTACTTCTTTAGTATTGCAAATCCTAATCCATTCAAATGGTTAGATCAATTATCTCAACCTTATAAAAACGAAGGCCAACAAAATCAATTATTGAAATTACTAAATGATTTAGCAATGATATTTCTAAAAGCTGCTTATGAAGAAATTATAAAAAGTTTTAACTTATTCTCAATGTTTGACAATGTTGAAAAACAATTAGAAGTAGTGGAAGATGAACGTCGTTTTATTTCTAAAGTTATCGAAGGTGACATGATTAATACTGATGCACTGGTATCACACCAATTTGTAAGCCGTTTTCCTTCAATTACCAAAAAGATTAAAGAAGCAAATGAGGGTATGGAAGAGGCGTTAGATGATGCTAAAAAACACTATGATAAATACAAAGGCCTCGTTAGTGATGTGAAAAATGATTATTTTTCAAGAAGTGCGGACGATTTGAAGTTAGATATGCAGAAATTGGCTCCTAGAGTAGCTTATTTAGCTCAAATTGTGAAAGACGTCATCGAAGAATTTAGCAAACAAAAACGAAGCCGTAATTTACTGGACTTTGCAGATTATGAGCATTTTGCATTACAAATACTTACTAACGAAGATGGTACACCTTCACATATTGCAAAAACGTATCGAGAACATTTTGAGGAAATTCTAGTGGATGAGTATCAAGATACGAACCGTGTTCAAGAAAAGATTTTATCTTGTATTAAAACAGGCGAAGAATATAACGGTAACCTATTTATGGTAGGGGATGTAAAACAATCAATTTACAAATTTAGACAAGCTGATCCAAGTCTTTTTATTGAAAAATATAATCGCTTCACTAGTGAAGGAGAAGGTACAGGGATGGTCATAGATCTATCTCAAAACTTCCGTTCTAGACAAGAAGTACTTTCTACCACAAATTATCTTTTTAAGCATATGATGGATGATAACGTTGGAGAGATAATCTATGATGATGCGGCTCAACTCTATTATGGAGCACCATATGATCAAGCTGATAAACCTGTACAACTTCGTGCATTAATTGAAGCTGATAGAGAAACGAGTGAATTAACAGGAAGTGAGCAGGAAGCTAATTACATCGTAGAACAAGTGAAAGATATCATTGAAAATGAACAAGTATATGATATGAAAACTGGAACTTATAGAAGTGCAACATTTAAAGATATTGTAATACTTGAAAGAAATACTGATAATGCGCGTAATTTGCAGCAAGCATTTAAAAATAGTGATATTCCATTCCATGTTAAAAGTAAAAAGGGTTACTTTGAACAAACTGAAGTACAACTAGTATTATCATTTTTAAAAACTGTTGATAATCCTTTGCAAGATATTTATCTTGTAGGGCTCATGCGTTCAGTTATTTATCAATTTACAGAAGATGAATTAGCAGAAATTAGAGTAGCTAGTCCTAATGATATTTATTTTTATCAATCGATTCAAAATTATATAGATGACAATAATGCTAAAGAGGATTTAGTTCACAAATTACAAAGATTTATAAAAGATATAAAAAATTATCAAGATTATAGACAAAATGAACCTGTTTATCAGCTTATTGACAAATTTTACAATGATCATTTTGTTATACAATACTTTAGTGGTCTTATTGGTGGAAAAGGACGACGCGCAAATCTCTATGGTTTAATTAATAAAGCTATTGAATTTGAAAACTCTAGCTTTAGAGGTTTATTCCAATTTATTCGATTTATAGATGAGCTGATTGATAGAGGAAGAGATTTCGGTGAAGAGAATATAGTTGGGCCAAGTGATAATGTTGTTAGAATGATGACCATCCATAGTAGTAAAGGATTAGAATTTCCGTTTGTTATTTATTCAGGACTTTCTAAAAAATACAATGAAAAAGACTTGACTCAACCTGTCATTTTAAACCAACAATACGGTTTAGGAATGGATTATTATGATACAGATAAAGAAATGATCTATCCATCATTATCTTCAGCAGCCTACCGCGCTATTAATCGAAAAGAACATATCTCTGAAGAAATGCGTCTCATTTACGTTGCATTAACTCGTGCTAAAGAACAATTGATTTTAATAGGTAGAGTCAAGAAAGAACAAGAATTGACTGAACTTGAACAATTACCTATATCTAAAGATCTTATTGCAGTAAATGAACGCTTGACTGCTAAGAATTCATTCAAATTCATTTATAGTATTTTAGCTAAACATCAATCAGCATCTTTACCTGACGAACAGAAATTTGAACGAGATATTGAAACACTTAATTCTGAAGTGAAACCACGCGTAACGATCACAATTGATCACTACGAAGACGTATCCACAGAAGAGGTTACCCCTGAAAATGAACGTCGAACAGTTAATGATATTGATGACTTCAACAGTGGTAATGATGATGTAAAAGCTAAGATTCATCATCAATTAGCGTATGAATATCCTTATCAGGAAGACACTTTGAAACCTTCAAAGCAGTCTGTATCTGAACTTAAACGTCAACTTGAAACAGAGGAAAGTGATACAAACTATGATAGAGTCAGACAATACCGTATCGGTGTAGCAACATATGAGCGTCCTAGATTTTTAAGTGAAGATAAGAAGCGGAAAGCCAATGAAATTGGTACGTTAATGCACACAGTAATGCAACATCTTCCATTTAAAGAAACGGGATTAACAAGAGAAGAGCTCGATTCATATATTGATATGCTGATTCATCGTAATATCATTGAAGAGGATGCTAAAGCCGATATTAAATATGATGATATAATGAGATTTATTGAAAGTTCTTTATATCTGCAAATTGCACAAGCAGACAAAGTGTATACAGAATTGCCATTTGTTGTTAATCAAGCGAAGGTCGATCAATTACCTGAAGATAATCAAGACGTTTCAATTATTCAAGGTATGATTGATTTAATTTTTCAAAAAGATGGAAAATACTATTTCGTGGATTATAAAACAGATGCATTTAATCGACGAAAAGGGATGACTGATGAGGAGATTGGACAACAACTTAAAGAGAAATATCAAATCCAAATGAAGTATTACCGTAATACGTTAGAAACTATACTCAAACAGCCAGTTCAAGGTTATCTATATTTCTTTAAATTTGGTATGTTAACAATAGATGAATAA